In Sphingopyxis sp. FD7, a single window of DNA contains:
- a CDS encoding CoA-acylating methylmalonate-semialdehyde dehydrogenase yields MRQIDHHIVGGSAGSARFGDVLDPNNGGVQAQVALGDRAVLDRAVAAAKAAQPAWAATNPQRRARVMFEFKRLVEANMNQLAEMLSAEHGKVIADSKGDIQRGLEVIEFCCGIPHVLKGEYTQGAGPGIDVYSMRQPIGIGAGITPFNFPAMIPLWMGGVATAVGNAFILKPSERDPSVPVRLSELFLEAGMPEGIFQTVHGDKEMVDAILDHPDIGAVSFVGSSDIAHYVYNRGVANGKRVQAMGGAKNHGIVMPDADLDQVVNDLTGAAFGSAGERCMALPVVVPVGEDTANRLREKLIPAIEALRVGVSTDAEAHYGPVVTQAHKEKVEGWIAKCADEGAELVIDGRGFTLQGHEKGFFVGPTLFDHVTPDMESYREEIFGPVLQIVRAPDFETALELPSKHQYGNGVAIFTRNGHAAREFAARVQVGMVGINVPIPVPVAYHTFGGWKRSAFGDTNQHGMEGVRFWTRVKTITARWPDGSPDGGNAFVIPTMG; encoded by the coding sequence ATGCGACAGATCGACCATCACATCGTCGGCGGTTCCGCCGGCTCCGCTCGCTTCGGCGATGTCCTCGACCCCAATAATGGCGGCGTACAGGCACAGGTCGCGCTCGGCGACCGCGCTGTTCTCGACCGCGCCGTGGCCGCGGCAAAGGCCGCGCAGCCCGCATGGGCCGCGACCAACCCGCAGCGCCGCGCACGCGTGATGTTCGAGTTCAAGCGCCTCGTCGAAGCCAATATGAACCAGCTCGCCGAAATGCTGTCGGCCGAGCATGGCAAGGTGATCGCGGACTCGAAGGGCGACATCCAGCGCGGCCTTGAAGTCATCGAGTTCTGCTGCGGCATCCCGCATGTGCTGAAGGGCGAATATACGCAAGGCGCCGGACCCGGCATCGACGTCTATTCGATGCGCCAGCCGATCGGCATCGGCGCGGGCATAACCCCGTTCAACTTCCCCGCCATGATCCCGCTGTGGATGGGCGGCGTCGCGACTGCCGTGGGCAACGCTTTCATCCTGAAACCCAGCGAGCGCGATCCGTCGGTGCCGGTGCGCCTGTCGGAACTGTTCCTCGAAGCCGGGATGCCGGAGGGGATTTTCCAGACCGTCCACGGCGACAAGGAAATGGTCGATGCGATTCTCGACCATCCCGACATCGGCGCGGTCAGCTTCGTCGGCTCGTCGGACATCGCGCATTATGTCTATAATCGCGGCGTCGCGAACGGAAAGCGCGTGCAGGCGATGGGCGGCGCCAAGAACCATGGCATCGTCATGCCCGACGCCGATCTCGACCAGGTCGTGAACGACCTCACCGGCGCCGCCTTCGGCTCGGCGGGTGAACGCTGCATGGCGCTGCCGGTCGTCGTGCCGGTGGGTGAGGATACCGCCAATCGTCTCCGCGAAAAGCTGATCCCGGCGATCGAGGCGCTCCGCGTCGGCGTGTCGACCGATGCCGAGGCGCATTATGGTCCCGTCGTGACACAGGCGCACAAGGAAAAGGTCGAAGGCTGGATCGCCAAATGCGCCGACGAGGGTGCCGAGCTGGTGATCGACGGCCGCGGCTTCACGCTTCAGGGGCATGAAAAGGGCTTTTTCGTCGGTCCGACCTTGTTCGACCATGTCACCCCCGACATGGAAAGCTACAGGGAAGAGATTTTCGGCCCCGTGCTCCAGATCGTCCGCGCGCCCGATTTCGAGACCGCGCTCGAACTGCCGTCGAAGCATCAATATGGCAATGGCGTCGCGATCTTCACGCGCAACGGCCACGCCGCGCGCGAATTCGCGGCGCGCGTGCAGGTCGGCATGGTCGGCATCAACGTGCCGATTCCGGTGCCCGTCGCCTATCATACGTTCGGCGGTTGGAAGCGCTCGGCGTTCGGTGACACCAACCAACACGGCATGGAAGGGGTGAGGTTCTGGACCAGGGTGAAAACGATCACCGCGCGCTGGCCCGATGGATCGCCCGACGGCGGCAACGCCTTCGTCATCCCGACGATGGGTTGA
- a CDS encoding LysR family transcriptional regulator → MDWDRLQYFLMVARHGTLARAAAALHVDATTVSRQVSALEAALQQTLFERAPTGFVLTAAGRALVPHAEAMATAAARIHKASEGSSALSGQLRVSVSEGFGNSFIAPRLGGFVAAHPELEIDLVASSGFLNPSRREADMAVLLARPRKGPLITRKLADYSLGLYAPANRPDWQEAVGNTPLSRAGIPVIGYIPDILYAPELDYLGEIEPGLRANVRSSSILAQRRMIAGGAGVGVLPCFLASGDPALVRVRSDQAIARAFWLALHRDIAPQPRIRAFIDWLDGEVRESRGLLVPS, encoded by the coding sequence ATGGACTGGGACAGGCTGCAATATTTCCTGATGGTCGCACGCCATGGCACGCTCGCGCGCGCGGCGGCGGCGCTGCATGTCGATGCGACGACGGTGAGCCGCCAGGTCAGCGCACTGGAGGCGGCGCTCCAGCAGACCTTGTTCGAACGCGCGCCGACGGGTTTCGTTCTGACCGCGGCGGGCCGGGCGCTTGTCCCGCACGCCGAGGCGATGGCGACGGCGGCGGCGCGCATCCATAAGGCGTCCGAAGGCTCATCGGCGCTGTCGGGGCAACTCCGCGTCAGCGTCTCCGAAGGCTTCGGCAACAGCTTTATCGCGCCGCGGCTCGGCGGCTTCGTCGCGGCGCATCCCGAGCTTGAGATCGACCTTGTCGCCTCGTCGGGGTTTCTGAACCCGTCGCGGCGCGAAGCCGATATGGCGGTGCTGCTCGCGCGGCCGCGCAAGGGTCCGCTCATCACGCGCAAGCTCGCCGATTACAGCCTCGGCCTCTATGCCCCGGCGAACCGCCCCGATTGGCAGGAAGCAGTTGGCAACACGCCGCTGTCGCGCGCGGGCATTCCGGTGATCGGCTATATCCCCGACATTCTTTACGCCCCCGAACTCGACTATCTGGGCGAGATCGAGCCGGGGTTGCGAGCCAATGTCCGCTCATCGTCGATCCTCGCCCAGCGACGGATGATCGCCGGCGGCGCGGGCGTCGGCGTGCTGCCCTGCTTCCTCGCGAGCGGCGATCCTGCGCTGGTCCGTGTGCGGAGCGATCAGGCGATCGCGCGCGCCTTCTGGCTTGCGCTTCACCGCGACATCGCGCCGCAACCGCGCATCAGGGCGTTTATCGACTGGCTGGATGGCGAGGTGAGGGAGAGCCGGGGGTTGCTGGTTCCAAGCTAA
- a CDS encoding mannitol dehydrogenase family protein, with protein MRLGADTPLPASVRRPRYDRSAQAVGIVHLGIGAFHRAHQAVYTDDAMDAGDRDWGIIGVSLRSGDVAAQLNPQAGLYSVSSRSAAGTRLRIVGAVRHVLVAADDPQAVIDAIAAPTTHIVSVTVTEKGYLRRADGSLDLDAARGASSLYRFVGAALAARRAAGLPGLTLLSCDNLASNGAVLRRLMRQYLAAEYPALVDWFDATCACPATMIDRIVPATTDADRAAVEAELGARDAGAVVTEGFSQWVIEDDFAGPRPRWEAVGAELVADVAPYETAKLRMLNGAHSALAYIGLERGHDFVHQAIADPAIRPVIERLMLGEAAPTIDAAPGQDLGAYADALLDRFANPALDHRLIQIAMDGSQKIPQRWLETLTWHQARGARCPSLETAIAAWIAFLRSGHPIDDPLADRLREAAAGPDATAKLFGDGGLIASEWRPETTI; from the coding sequence GTGAGGCTGGGTGCCGACACGCCGCTCCCGGCGTCGGTGCGGCGGCCGCGATACGACCGCTCCGCCCAAGCCGTGGGCATCGTCCATCTCGGTATCGGCGCTTTCCACCGCGCGCATCAGGCGGTGTACACCGACGACGCGATGGACGCCGGCGACCGCGATTGGGGCATCATCGGCGTGTCGCTGCGGTCGGGCGACGTCGCGGCGCAGCTGAACCCGCAGGCGGGACTCTATTCGGTGAGCAGCCGCAGCGCGGCGGGCACACGGCTCCGCATCGTTGGTGCGGTGCGGCATGTGCTCGTCGCCGCCGACGATCCGCAAGCCGTGATCGACGCCATCGCCGCGCCGACGACGCATATCGTCAGCGTCACCGTCACCGAGAAGGGCTATCTGCGCCGCGCCGACGGATCGCTCGACCTTGATGCGGCACGCGGGGCGTCGAGCCTCTACCGCTTCGTCGGCGCCGCGCTCGCCGCCCGCCGGGCGGCGGGCCTGCCGGGACTGACCCTGCTGAGCTGCGACAATCTGGCGAGCAATGGCGCCGTGCTGCGGCGGCTGATGCGGCAATATCTCGCCGCCGAATATCCGGCACTGGTCGATTGGTTCGATGCGACCTGCGCCTGCCCCGCAACGATGATCGACCGCATCGTCCCCGCAACCACCGACGCCGACCGCGCGGCGGTCGAAGCCGAACTCGGCGCGCGCGACGCGGGAGCGGTGGTCACCGAAGGCTTCAGCCAGTGGGTGATCGAGGATGATTTCGCGGGCCCGCGACCGCGCTGGGAGGCGGTCGGGGCTGAACTCGTTGCCGACGTCGCGCCCTATGAAACCGCCAAGCTCCGGATGCTCAACGGCGCGCATTCGGCGCTCGCCTATATCGGGCTGGAGCGCGGACATGATTTTGTCCATCAGGCGATCGCCGATCCTGCCATCCGCCCGGTGATCGAACGGCTGATGCTGGGCGAAGCCGCGCCGACGATCGACGCCGCGCCGGGGCAGGATCTTGGCGCCTATGCCGATGCGTTGCTGGACCGCTTCGCCAATCCCGCGCTCGACCACCGGCTGATTCAGATCGCGATGGACGGCAGCCAGAAGATTCCGCAGCGCTGGCTGGAGACGCTGACGTGGCATCAGGCGCGCGGTGCGCGCTGTCCGTCGCTCGAAACGGCGATTGCGGCGTGGATTGCCTTTCTGCGGAGCGGGCATCCGATTGACGATCCGCTGGCGGACAGGTTGCGCGAGGCGGCGGCGGGTCCGGACGCGACAGCAAAATTGTTCGGCGACGGCGGCCTGATCGCGTCGGAATGGCGGCCGGAAACCACTATCTAA
- the uxaC gene encoding glucuronate isomerase codes for MPRPLTLSPDRLFPSEPAQRDIARRLYKEVAGLPIVSPHGHTDPAWFAGNAPFGNAAELLLHPDHYVFRMLYSQGVSLDALGIGNPDADPRESWRLFAGNYHLFRGTPSRMWMDWVFAEAFGIEVQFSAETSDLYYDRITEALATDAFRPRALFDRFGIEVIATTESPLDTLDHHAVIRAANACGEWGGRVITAYRPDPVVDPEFEGFRDNLERFSELSGEDAFSYAGYLAAHRGRRAFFASMGATSTDHGHPSAATADLSNAEAEALFMRVTGADVGAADAELFRAHMLTVMAGMSLDDGLVMQIHPGAFRNHNPWLFATYGRDKGADIPTATDFVHALRPLLGKYGNEAALTIILFTLDETSYARELAPLAGHYPALRLGPAWWFHDSPEGMRRFRSQMTETAGFYNTVGFNDDTRAFLSIPARHDVARRIDCGFLAGLVAEHRLEEWEAAELAADLSYNLAKAAYKL; via the coding sequence ATGCCACGCCCGCTGACCCTCTCTCCCGACCGCCTCTTTCCGTCCGAGCCGGCACAGCGCGATATCGCGCGCCGACTCTACAAGGAGGTGGCGGGCCTGCCGATCGTCAGCCCGCACGGGCATACCGATCCGGCCTGGTTTGCGGGCAATGCGCCCTTCGGCAATGCGGCGGAGCTGCTGCTCCATCCCGACCATTATGTGTTCCGCATGCTGTATTCGCAGGGGGTGTCGCTCGACGCGCTGGGCATCGGCAACCCCGACGCCGACCCGCGCGAGAGCTGGCGGCTGTTCGCCGGGAATTATCATCTCTTTCGCGGCACCCCCAGCCGCATGTGGATGGACTGGGTGTTCGCCGAAGCCTTCGGGATCGAGGTGCAATTTTCGGCCGAAACGTCGGACCTTTATTACGACCGCATCACCGAAGCGCTGGCGACCGACGCCTTTCGCCCGCGCGCGCTGTTCGACCGTTTCGGGATCGAGGTGATCGCGACGACCGAAAGCCCGCTTGACACGCTCGACCATCACGCCGTCATCCGCGCGGCCAACGCGTGCGGCGAATGGGGCGGGCGCGTGATCACCGCCTATCGCCCCGACCCCGTGGTCGATCCCGAGTTCGAGGGTTTTCGCGATAACCTCGAACGCTTTTCCGAGCTGTCGGGCGAGGATGCGTTCAGCTATGCCGGCTATCTCGCCGCGCATCGGGGTCGCCGCGCCTTCTTCGCCAGCATGGGCGCGACCTCGACCGATCATGGTCACCCGAGCGCGGCAACTGCCGACCTGTCCAACGCCGAGGCCGAAGCCTTGTTCATGCGCGTCACCGGCGCCGATGTCGGCGCCGCCGATGCCGAGCTGTTCCGCGCGCATATGCTGACGGTGATGGCGGGGATGAGCCTCGACGACGGGCTGGTCATGCAGATCCACCCCGGCGCGTTCCGCAACCATAACCCATGGCTGTTCGCGACCTATGGCCGCGACAAGGGCGCGGATATTCCGACCGCGACCGACTTTGTCCACGCGCTGCGTCCGCTCCTCGGCAAATATGGCAACGAAGCCGCGCTGACGATCATCCTCTTCACTTTGGACGAGACGAGCTATGCGCGCGAACTCGCGCCGCTCGCGGGCCATTATCCGGCGCTGAGGCTCGGCCCGGCGTGGTGGTTTCACGACAGCCCTGAAGGAATGCGGCGCTTCCGCTCGCAGATGACCGAGACGGCGGGCTTCTACAACACGGTCGGGTTCAACGACGACACGCGCGCCTTTCTGTCGATCCCCGCGCGGCACGATGTCGCGCGGCGCATCGACTGCGGCTTTCTCGCCGGGCTGGTCGCCGAACATCGGCTGGAGGAATGGGAAGCCGCCGAACTCGCGGCCGACCTCAGCTACAATCTCGCCAAGGCGGCCTACAAGCTGTGA
- a CDS encoding MFS transporter, whose amino-acid sequence MAQAIADTGAAVPVPRTGRYRWMIVAVLFAATTVNYIDRTMLGLLAPTLGTELQWSENDYGNIVTAFQAAYALGFLVMGWLIDRFGPKIGYAIAISIWTIGHVAHGFASSVASFMLARVVLGVGEAGHFPSVVRASSEWFPQKERSYAIGWVNSATTIGVILTAPTVALFMRVLGFDWRETFIYTGIFGAVLLLLWLWLYSNPRESGKVSEAELAWIEHDPPEQVERIGWGRIVTKREAWAFAAAKFLTDPVWFLMLFWLPKYFASTYDVDLKIVLLPMIIMYLLSDVGSILGGWASSKLIQTGRSVNFARKVTMIGAGLCVLPLLFVTGLDNMWLAVVLIGIALAGHQAFSSTILSIPPDMFPKRAVGSVIGLGGFMGGVGGMIMAKSTGLVLDATGGNYTLIFAACTTVYFLAVLAVHILSPRLAPVSVEGAK is encoded by the coding sequence ATGGCGCAGGCAATCGCAGACACGGGTGCGGCGGTGCCGGTGCCCCGCACGGGCCGCTATCGCTGGATGATCGTCGCGGTTCTGTTCGCGGCAACCACCGTCAACTATATCGACCGCACGATGCTCGGCCTGCTCGCGCCGACGCTCGGCACCGAGCTTCAGTGGAGCGAGAATGACTATGGCAACATCGTCACCGCTTTCCAGGCCGCTTATGCGCTCGGTTTTCTGGTCATGGGCTGGCTGATCGACCGTTTCGGTCCCAAGATCGGCTATGCGATCGCCATCTCGATCTGGACGATCGGCCATGTCGCGCACGGCTTTGCGTCGTCGGTCGCTTCCTTCATGCTCGCGCGCGTCGTGCTGGGCGTCGGCGAAGCGGGGCATTTCCCCTCGGTCGTCCGCGCGTCGAGCGAATGGTTCCCGCAAAAGGAACGCTCCTACGCGATCGGCTGGGTCAACAGCGCGACGACGATCGGCGTCATTCTCACCGCGCCGACCGTCGCGCTGTTCATGCGCGTGCTGGGTTTCGACTGGCGCGAAACCTTCATCTACACCGGCATTTTCGGCGCCGTGCTGCTGCTGCTCTGGCTCTGGCTCTACAGCAATCCGCGCGAAAGCGGGAAGGTCAGCGAGGCCGAGCTCGCGTGGATCGAGCATGACCCGCCCGAACAGGTCGAGCGCATCGGCTGGGGCAGGATCGTCACCAAGCGCGAAGCCTGGGCCTTTGCGGCGGCGAAGTTCCTGACCGATCCGGTGTGGTTCCTGATGCTCTTCTGGCTGCCCAAATATTTCGCCTCGACCTATGACGTCGACCTCAAGATCGTGCTGCTGCCGATGATCATCATGTATCTGCTGTCCGACGTCGGCAGCATCCTTGGCGGCTGGGCGTCGTCGAAGCTGATCCAGACCGGCCGCAGCGTCAATTTTGCGCGCAAGGTGACGATGATCGGCGCGGGCCTTTGCGTGCTGCCGCTGTTGTTCGTGACGGGGCTCGACAATATGTGGCTCGCGGTCGTGCTCATCGGCATTGCGCTTGCGGGGCACCAGGCCTTTTCGTCGACGATCCTGTCGATCCCGCCCGACATGTTCCCGAAACGCGCGGTGGGGTCGGTGATCGGGCTCGGCGGTTTTATGGGCGGCGTCGGCGGGATGATCATGGCGAAGTCGACGGGACTTGTGCTCGACGCGACGGGGGGCAATTACACGCTCATCTTCGCCGCCTGCACGACCGTCTATTTCCTCGCGGTGCTCGCGGTCCATATCCTCAGCCCGCGCCTCGCGCCGGTCAGCGTGGAAGGCGCAAAATAG
- a CDS encoding 2-keto-4-pentenoate hydratase produces MAAISDPENVARVLIDARAGKTPLTVYPGAMPQTMAEAYAIQDRAIALDGRRVGGWKVGRIAPELVDRFGGNRLTGPIFADEIVDSATDPAMPVYADGFAAAEAEVLLCFGDVGARDYDIDSVKQCIADVRTGIEIASSPFPEINRHGPAVTASDYGNNKGLILGPSIPDWRDADLIHMPVEMFIDGARVGAATMAGMLDGPFGSALFLIGILRARGIAIAPGTWVSAGAITGIHEVRPGQRAEALFDGKIRVGCTITSY; encoded by the coding sequence ATGGCGGCTATCAGCGATCCGGAAAATGTGGCGCGCGTATTAATCGACGCGCGTGCGGGAAAGACACCGCTTACCGTCTATCCCGGCGCGATGCCGCAAACGATGGCGGAGGCCTATGCGATCCAGGATCGGGCGATCGCGCTCGACGGGCGGCGCGTCGGCGGATGGAAGGTCGGGCGAATCGCGCCCGAACTCGTCGACCGCTTCGGCGGCAACCGCCTGACCGGCCCGATCTTCGCCGATGAAATCGTCGATAGCGCCACCGACCCGGCGATGCCCGTCTATGCCGACGGCTTCGCCGCGGCCGAGGCCGAGGTGCTGCTCTGCTTCGGCGATGTCGGCGCGCGCGACTATGACATCGACAGCGTGAAACAGTGCATCGCCGATGTCCGCACGGGGATCGAGATCGCGAGTTCCCCCTTTCCCGAAATCAACCGGCACGGTCCCGCAGTGACGGCGTCCGACTATGGCAATAACAAGGGGCTGATCCTCGGTCCGTCAATCCCCGACTGGCGGGACGCAGACCTGATCCATATGCCCGTCGAGATGTTCATCGATGGCGCGCGCGTCGGCGCCGCGACGATGGCGGGTATGCTCGACGGCCCGTTCGGATCGGCGCTGTTCCTGATCGGCATCCTGCGGGCGCGCGGCATTGCGATCGCGCCGGGCACCTGGGTGTCGGCGGGGGCGATCACGGGTATTCACGAGGTCCGGCCCGGCCAGCGGGCCGAGGCGCTGTTCGACGGAAAAATCCGCGTCGGCTGCACGATCACAAGCTATTAG
- a CDS encoding UxaA family hydrolase: protein MNCAIRIAGGDNVATAIADIAPGQPILAGTDLRAAAPIARGHKVALAAIGRGAAVIKYGFPIGIAQADIAPGEHVHSHNLATALGGDDDYHYAPPPVRAIPPGSAPRFRGYVRADGRVGTRNEIWVLPTVGCVGNLAARVARIAGERLAGRVDGVHAFKHPFGCSQLGDDLAHTRALLAALAQHPNAGGVLIVGLGCESNRLGALLDLIPADRRGHIRIVSAQAVEDDEAACLALIDELMEGCGDTPRTDVPLSQLVLGVKCGGSDGLSGLTANPLVGRMADAVAAAGGKVVLTEIPEIFGAEQILMDRAVSRAVFDDAVALVRDFKDYFIRHGEPVSENPSPGNIAGGITTLEEKSLGAVQKGGQAPLVDVRRYGDEATIPGLTLLEAPGNDAVSSTALTAAGATIILFTTGRGTPLGFPAPTLKIASNSDLAVRKAGWIDFDAGTVLDTGFDGAADALLGLIAATASGAATRAEKNEERDIAIWKSGVTL from the coding sequence ATGAATTGCGCGATCCGTATCGCTGGTGGCGACAATGTGGCGACCGCGATTGCCGACATTGCGCCGGGCCAGCCGATCCTTGCCGGGACCGACCTTCGCGCCGCCGCGCCCATTGCACGCGGGCACAAGGTCGCCCTCGCCGCTATCGGGCGCGGCGCGGCAGTGATCAAATATGGCTTTCCGATCGGCATCGCGCAGGCCGACATCGCGCCCGGCGAGCATGTCCACAGCCATAATCTGGCGACGGCGCTGGGCGGTGACGACGATTATCACTATGCGCCGCCGCCGGTTCGCGCGATTCCCCCCGGTTCGGCACCCCGCTTTCGGGGCTATGTCCGCGCCGACGGCCGTGTCGGGACGCGCAACGAAATCTGGGTGCTGCCGACCGTCGGCTGCGTCGGCAATCTGGCCGCGCGCGTCGCGCGGATCGCGGGCGAGCGCCTCGCCGGGCGCGTCGACGGCGTCCACGCCTTCAAGCATCCCTTCGGTTGCTCGCAGCTCGGCGACGACCTGGCGCATACGCGCGCGCTGCTCGCAGCGCTCGCGCAGCATCCCAATGCGGGCGGGGTGCTGATCGTCGGGCTGGGGTGCGAGAGCAACCGGCTCGGCGCGCTGCTCGACCTGATTCCCGCCGACCGTCGCGGGCATATCCGCATTGTCTCCGCGCAAGCGGTCGAGGATGACGAAGCCGCGTGCCTCGCGCTGATCGACGAGCTGATGGAGGGCTGCGGCGACACGCCCCGAACCGATGTGCCGCTGTCGCAACTGGTGCTGGGGGTCAAATGCGGCGGATCGGACGGCCTCTCGGGCCTCACCGCCAATCCGCTCGTCGGGCGCATGGCCGATGCCGTCGCGGCGGCGGGCGGCAAGGTGGTGCTGACCGAGATTCCGGAGATTTTCGGCGCCGAACAGATATTGATGGACCGCGCGGTGTCGCGCGCGGTGTTCGACGACGCGGTCGCGCTCGTCCGCGACTTCAAAGACTATTTCATTCGCCACGGCGAGCCGGTGAGCGAAAATCCCTCACCCGGCAATATCGCGGGCGGCATCACGACGCTGGAGGAAAAGTCGCTCGGCGCGGTGCAAAAGGGCGGGCAGGCGCCGCTCGTCGATGTCCGCCGTTATGGCGATGAGGCGACGATTCCCGGCCTGACCCTCCTCGAAGCACCGGGCAACGACGCCGTCTCCTCGACCGCGCTGACCGCGGCAGGGGCGACGATCATTCTTTTCACCACCGGACGCGGCACCCCGCTCGGCTTTCCGGCGCCGACGCTGAAGATCGCGTCGAACAGCGACCTGGCCGTGCGCAAGGCGGGGTGGATCGACTTCGATGCGGGGACGGTGCTCGACACGGGATTCGATGGCGCGGCGGACGCCTTGCTCGGCCTGATCGCTGCAACGGCCTCGGGCGCCGCAACACGCGCCGAGAAAAATGAGGAACGCGACATCGCCATCTGGAAATCGGGTGTGACGCTGTAA
- a CDS encoding family 43 glycosylhydrolase → MLKLAGTGLLATGLSGFAAPAVLGRSAPAPEGPAPAWAKGFDGQRIADLGDGRFLNPIMAGDHPDPSILKDGADYYMTFSTFDSYPGLVIWHSRDLVNWRPVGSALHRNIGSVWAPELVKHEGRFYLYIPTKGPNTSWVIWADRIEGPWSDPVDLNLPNHIDPGHAVGEDGSRWLFLSGGDRVRLSDDGLKRIGEPEHVYDPWRYPADWVVEGFAPEGPKITRHGDYYYMITAVGGTAGPPTGHMVIAARAKSIHGPWENCPANPLVRTRSASEKWWSRGHATLVEGPAGDWWAVYHGYENGFWTLGRQALLDPVEWTADGWLRMTGGDLSQPIAKPKGGTVAGPHGMALSDDFSSLALGAKWNFFKPAPGEHRRARVEGGALVLAARGSAPADSSPLLLIAGDQAYRFECDIEVAPGGTAGLILFYDEKLYCGLGFDGDRFVTHQYGIERARPANPHGRTMRMRVTNDRHIVTYDTSGDGGKTWVRFDRGMEVSGYHHNVRGGFLMLRPGLYSAGAGEARFRNFSFKALG, encoded by the coding sequence ATGCTCAAACTGGCCGGGACCGGCCTTCTCGCGACAGGTCTTTCGGGCTTCGCGGCGCCTGCCGTTCTGGGGCGGTCGGCTCCGGCGCCCGAGGGTCCGGCGCCCGCCTGGGCCAAAGGCTTCGATGGCCAGCGCATCGCCGACCTGGGCGATGGGCGCTTCCTCAATCCGATCATGGCGGGCGATCATCCCGATCCGTCGATCCTGAAGGACGGCGCCGATTATTACATGACCTTCTCGACCTTCGACAGCTATCCGGGGCTGGTCATCTGGCACTCGCGCGATCTGGTGAACTGGCGGCCGGTCGGGTCCGCGCTGCACCGGAATATCGGGTCGGTCTGGGCGCCCGAACTGGTGAAGCACGAGGGGCGCTTTTATCTCTACATCCCGACCAAAGGCCCGAACACGAGCTGGGTGATCTGGGCCGACCGGATCGAGGGGCCGTGGAGCGATCCCGTCGACCTGAACCTGCCCAACCATATCGACCCCGGCCATGCGGTCGGCGAAGATGGGTCGCGCTGGCTGTTCCTGTCGGGCGGCGACCGGGTGCGCCTGTCGGACGACGGCCTCAAGCGCATCGGCGAGCCCGAGCATGTCTATGACCCGTGGCGCTACCCCGCCGACTGGGTGGTCGAAGGCTTCGCGCCCGAGGGGCCAAAGATCACGCGGCATGGTGACTATTATTACATGATCACCGCGGTCGGCGGCACGGCGGGCCCGCCAACGGGGCATATGGTCATTGCGGCACGCGCGAAATCGATCCACGGGCCGTGGGAAAATTGCCCGGCGAACCCGCTCGTGCGCACGCGCTCGGCCAGCGAAAAATGGTGGTCGCGGGGCCATGCCACGCTCGTTGAGGGACCGGCGGGCGACTGGTGGGCGGTCTATCACGGTTATGAAAATGGTTTCTGGACCCTGGGGCGACAGGCCTTGCTCGATCCGGTCGAATGGACCGCCGACGGCTGGCTGCGCATGACCGGCGGCGACCTGTCGCAACCGATCGCGAAGCCAAAGGGCGGGACGGTCGCGGGGCCGCACGGCATGGCGCTGTCGGACGATTTTTCATCGCTCGCGCTCGGCGCCAAATGGAACTTCTTCAAACCTGCGCCGGGCGAACATCGCCGCGCGCGCGTCGAGGGCGGCGCGCTGGTGCTGGCGGCGCGCGGCTCGGCGCCCGCCGACTCATCGCCCCTGCTGCTCATCGCGGGCGACCAGGCCTACCGCTTTGAATGCGATATCGAAGTCGCGCCCGGCGGCACTGCCGGGCTGATCCTCTTTTACGACGAAAAACTCTATTGCGGGCTCGGCTTCGACGGCGACCGTTTCGTGACGCATCAATATGGCATCGAACGCGCGCGCCCGGCCAATCCGCACGGCCGAACGATGCGGATGCGCGTCACGAACGACCGGCATATCGTCACTTATGACACGAGCGGCGACGGCGGAAAAACGTGGGTGCGTTTCGATCGCGGCATGGAAGTGTCAGGATACCACCATAATGTGCGCGGGGGCTTCCTGATGCTGCGCCCTGGACTTTATTCGGCGGGGGCAGGCGAAGCGCGCTTTCGCAATTTCAGCTTTAAGGCACTGGGATAG